The genomic region TGGATGTCAATGTTCATCCAAGTAAGCTTGAAGTCAGGTTCAGTAAGGAGCAGGAGCTATTTGCTGCTGTCGAAACGGCAATAAAAGATGTATTTAAACAGGAAACATTAATACCTGAACCCGCTGCTACTGATAAAACTACGAGGAATCAGCCTAAGCAGAACTATTTTACCTTTGAGCAGCAATCCAGGCCAACGGAGAAGGATGATATACCCTGGGAGGATTTACTTGCGAAAACGGAGGAGAATCCAGAGAGTCAGGGAGATAATTTTGAATGGGGTTATTCAACAGACAGTCAGACCTCTTCTGTACACGAACAGCGGCCCGAAGAGTTTGATTTACAGCAGGAAGAAGATGCGATTATAAATCAAACCGAAAATGCAGCGGAAAACCGGGTGCCTGTTCTATACCCCGTCGGTCAGGCTCATGGCACTTATATTATCGCACAGAACAATCAGGGACTCTATTTAATTGATCAGCATGCTGCTCAGGAGCGGATCAAATATGAATTCTATCGGGAGAAAGTAGGAATTGTTCCGGAAGAGGTCCAGGAGCTGCTTGTCCCGTTAACCTTTGAATTCTCAAAACAGGAAACGATATTTATTCAAGCTCATCAGGAGGAGCTGAAGCAGGTAGGTCTTTTCTTTGAGCCATTTGGGGAGCATACGTTTATTATCCGTTCTCATCCTCAATGGCTGCCAAAGGGAGAAGAAGAAGAGACAATCAGAGAAATGGTAGATCAGGTCTTGGAAAATCAAAAGGTTGATATTAAACAATTACGTGAGGATGCAGCCATTTTAATGTCGTGTAAACGATCGATAAAAGCGAATCACCATTTGAATTATGATGATATGTACCATCTTCTGGAGGATTTACGTCAGTGTCAAGATCCTTTTACCTGTCCACATGGGCGCCCCATTATCATATTCTTTTCCGAGTATGATCTTGAGA from Virgibacillus sp. MSP4-1 harbors:
- the mutL gene encoding DNA mismatch repair endonuclease MutL; amino-acid sequence: MGSIQLMPDHLANKIAAGEVVERPSSVIKELVENSIDANSTWIKIELEEAGLTSIKVSDNGNGMSAEDCEKAFLRHATSKINSEGDLFRVRTLGFRGEALASIAAVSRLSVRASDGLSAGTQLEIEGGKLISRDKGDARKGTDILVKDIFFNTPARLKYMKTIHTELGHITDVLNRIALSHPDIRFECIHNQKRLFYTSGRGDQRQVMGQIYGMQTAKKMLPIEYETLDFKITGYAARPEVTRANRNYISSIINGRYIRNPMINKAILKGYHTLLPIGRYPLVVINIDMDPYLVDVNVHPSKLEVRFSKEQELFAAVETAIKDVFKQETLIPEPAATDKTTRNQPKQNYFTFEQQSRPTEKDDIPWEDLLAKTEENPESQGDNFEWGYSTDSQTSSVHEQRPEEFDLQQEEDAIINQTENAAENRVPVLYPVGQAHGTYIIAQNNQGLYLIDQHAAQERIKYEFYREKVGIVPEEVQELLVPLTFEFSKQETIFIQAHQEELKQVGLFFEPFGEHTFIIRSHPQWLPKGEEEETIREMVDQVLENQKVDIKQLREDAAILMSCKRSIKANHHLNYDDMYHLLEDLRQCQDPFTCPHGRPIIIFFSEYDLEKMFKRVM